A single genomic interval of Zobellia nedashkovskayae harbors:
- the dtd gene encoding D-aminoacyl-tRNA deacylase, whose translation MRAIIQRVSRASVTVDGKIISEIQNGLLILLGIEDADGQEDIEWLSRKIVNLRIFSDADGVMNESLMNNGGDAIVVSQFTLHAAVKKGNRPSYIKASKPDIAIPLYEKFIAQVEIDLGKKIGTGIFGADMKIDLLNDGPVTIAIDTKNRE comes from the coding sequence ATGCGAGCCATTATTCAGCGAGTTTCAAGAGCCAGTGTAACAGTAGACGGCAAAATAATTTCAGAAATACAAAACGGACTTCTAATATTACTGGGCATTGAAGATGCAGACGGTCAAGAAGATATTGAATGGCTATCTCGCAAAATCGTAAATCTTAGAATATTTAGTGATGCTGATGGTGTCATGAACGAATCGCTTATGAATAATGGGGGAGATGCCATTGTTGTAAGTCAGTTTACATTGCATGCCGCTGTTAAAAAAGGCAATAGACCCTCGTATATAAAAGCATCAAAACCTGATATTGCTATTCCTTTATATGAAAAGTTTATAGCGCAGGTAGAAATAGATTTAGGCAAGAAAATCGGTACCGGTATTTTTGGAGCAGATATGAAGATAGATTTGTTAAACGATGGCCCGGTTACTATTGCAATAGATACAAAAAACAGGGAATAA
- a CDS encoding prephenate dehydratase translates to MKLKVAIQGIKGSNHHQVAREYFDDNVDMVECMSFDFLVDQLLKKTADIGVMAIENSIAGSIIPNYALVYHKDLHIVGEHYLNIHHNLMVLKGQKISDIEEVRSHPMALLQCKEFFGDYPHIKMVEDVDTAETAKRIQDQQLTHIAAIAPEVAASLYDLDIVADNIQTIQNNATRFIIVKTKNKELPKEEINKASVRFVTDHKRGSLAAVLNVMSDCRLNLTKIQSLPIIETPWKYAFFVDVTFEDYNNFDKAKALLNIMAEDFKVLGEYKNARI, encoded by the coding sequence ATGAAATTAAAAGTAGCCATTCAGGGAATTAAGGGATCTAACCACCATCAAGTGGCTCGAGAGTATTTTGACGATAATGTGGATATGGTTGAATGCATGTCTTTTGATTTCTTGGTGGACCAACTACTGAAAAAAACGGCAGATATAGGAGTAATGGCTATTGAGAATTCCATAGCAGGCTCAATCATTCCCAATTACGCACTAGTTTATCATAAAGACTTACATATTGTAGGGGAGCATTACCTAAACATCCATCACAATTTGATGGTTTTAAAGGGGCAAAAAATATCCGATATAGAAGAGGTTCGTTCACACCCAATGGCATTACTGCAATGCAAGGAATTTTTTGGTGATTATCCGCATATTAAAATGGTGGAAGATGTAGATACGGCCGAAACTGCAAAGCGTATTCAGGACCAACAATTGACACATATTGCAGCAATAGCACCGGAAGTCGCGGCCAGTTTATATGATTTGGACATCGTAGCGGACAACATACAGACCATTCAAAATAATGCAACCCGTTTTATCATTGTAAAAACAAAAAATAAGGAGCTTCCAAAAGAGGAAATTAACAAAGCTTCGGTACGCTTCGTAACAGACCATAAACGCGGAAGTCTTGCGGCTGTGCTTAATGTCATGAGCGATTGCAGATTGAATTTGACAAAAATACAGTCGTTGCCCATAATAGAGACACCATGGAAGTATGCGTTTTTTGTGGACGTAACTTTTGAAGATTACAACAATTTTGACAAGGCAAAAGCACTGTTGAACATCATGGCTGAAGACTTTAAGGTATTGGGTGAATATAAAAATGCTAGAATATGA
- the rsgA gene encoding ribosome small subunit-dependent GTPase A, producing the protein MKGIVYKSTGSWYTVKAQDGEYYECRIKGKFRIQGIKSTNPIAVGDTVAFEIEQLGDATVGTIHSIDDRKNYIIRKSVNLSKQTHIIAANLDQVFLLVTLNNPTTHTVFIDRFLATAEAYDIPAVLLFNKVDSYAIEELAEIKYLAELYRKIGYTCVGISAKSGKNVDKVKEMMLGKTSMFAGHSGAGKSTLVNTLEPKLDIKTKEISGQHLQGQHTTTFAEMFDLDFGARIIDTPGIKGFGIVDMKKEEIGDYFPEFFKLKGNCKFNNCLHIDEPKCAVKDALENDEVAWSRYRSYVQMITGDDENYRVDIHDVKK; encoded by the coding sequence ATGAAAGGAATCGTATATAAATCTACTGGGAGTTGGTATACCGTAAAAGCACAAGATGGTGAATATTACGAATGCCGTATTAAGGGAAAATTCAGGATTCAGGGTATAAAAAGTACGAATCCTATTGCAGTTGGCGACACAGTGGCGTTTGAGATAGAACAATTAGGTGATGCTACTGTAGGAACCATTCATAGCATTGATGACCGTAAGAATTACATCATTCGGAAATCCGTAAACCTTTCAAAACAAACGCATATTATTGCGGCCAACTTAGATCAAGTATTTTTGCTTGTTACTTTAAATAACCCAACAACCCACACTGTTTTTATTGACCGTTTCTTGGCTACTGCCGAAGCTTATGATATTCCTGCTGTTTTACTATTTAACAAAGTAGATAGCTACGCTATTGAAGAGTTGGCAGAGATTAAGTACTTGGCAGAGCTGTATAGAAAAATAGGTTATACCTGTGTTGGTATTTCGGCGAAGTCCGGTAAAAATGTAGACAAGGTAAAAGAAATGATGCTTGGTAAAACAAGTATGTTTGCAGGTCATTCGGGTGCAGGTAAATCTACATTAGTGAACACCCTAGAGCCTAAACTTGACATAAAAACTAAGGAAATTTCTGGGCAACATCTGCAAGGTCAACATACTACAACGTTTGCCGAAATGTTTGATTTAGATTTTGGTGCTCGTATTATAGATACACCGGGTATTAAAGGTTTTGGTATCGTTGATATGAAAAAGGAGGAAATAGGAGATTACTTTCCTGAATTCTTCAAACTCAAAGGGAATTGTAAGTTTAATAACTGCTTACATATAGACGAACCCAAATGTGCGGTAAAAGATGCGTTGGAGAATGATGAAGTAGCTTGGAGCCGTTACCGAAGTTATGTGCAAATGATAACCGGCGATGATGAGAATTACAGGGTTGATATTCATGACGTTAAAAAATAG
- a CDS encoding bifunctional 3-deoxy-7-phosphoheptulonate synthase/chorismate mutase type II, with product MENSKEMRTWLDDMGLDHPLVIAGPCSAETEEQVLRIAHELKDTDVNYYRAGIWKPRTRPGNFEGVGALGLKWLQKVKAETGLKTATEVANRAHVELALEHDVDLLWVGARSTVSPFIMQELADALEGTDKIVLVKNPVNPDLALWLGGIERLHTAGIKKLGAIHRGFSTYEKTKYRNIPEWQLAIEFQNKFPDLPLISDPSHITGNRDMIFDVSQTALDLNFDGLMIETHFDPDNAWSDAAQQVTPAKLVQIMRDLKIRKETDSEAEYNAKLSNLRAQIDILDNQLIEAMGKRMKVSDGIGELKKQKNVAVLQSNRWNQILGAMILEGESKGLSEEFILKMFKAIHQESINHQEKIVNG from the coding sequence ATGGAGAATTCAAAAGAAATGAGAACATGGTTGGATGATATGGGTTTAGACCATCCACTAGTAATAGCAGGGCCATGTAGTGCTGAAACCGAGGAACAAGTGTTGCGTATTGCGCACGAGTTAAAAGATACCGATGTAAATTACTACAGAGCGGGTATCTGGAAACCAAGAACACGACCAGGTAACTTTGAAGGTGTTGGCGCACTTGGTTTAAAGTGGTTGCAAAAAGTTAAGGCAGAGACAGGTTTGAAAACGGCAACAGAAGTTGCTAACCGCGCGCATGTAGAGTTGGCATTAGAGCACGATGTAGATTTGTTGTGGGTTGGCGCACGTTCAACTGTGAGTCCATTTATCATGCAAGAATTAGCAGATGCCTTAGAAGGTACTGATAAGATTGTATTGGTGAAAAATCCGGTTAACCCAGATTTAGCTTTATGGTTAGGTGGTATAGAGCGTTTACATACCGCTGGAATCAAAAAATTAGGAGCTATTCATAGGGGTTTCTCTACCTATGAGAAAACAAAGTACAGAAACATTCCTGAATGGCAATTGGCTATTGAGTTTCAAAATAAATTTCCTGATTTACCATTGATTAGTGATCCTTCACATATTACCGGTAATCGCGACATGATTTTTGATGTTTCGCAAACTGCATTAGATTTAAACTTTGATGGTTTAATGATCGAGACTCATTTTGACCCTGACAATGCTTGGAGTGATGCTGCTCAGCAAGTAACACCAGCAAAATTGGTGCAAATCATGAGGGATCTAAAAATCAGAAAAGAAACTGATAGTGAAGCAGAATACAATGCTAAGTTGAGCAATTTAAGAGCTCAGATAGATATTCTTGATAATCAGTTGATCGAGGCTATGGGCAAACGTATGAAAGTTTCAGATGGTATTGGTGAGTTGAAAAAACAAAAGAACGTAGCAGTGCTACAATCTAACCGATGGAACCAAATTCTTGGTGCTATGATTCTTGAAGGGGAATCAAAAGGATTGAGCGAAGAATTTATTCTTAAGATGTTTAAGGCCATTCACCAAGAATCTATCAATCATCAAGAGAAGATTGTAAACGGCTAG
- a CDS encoding serine hydrolase domain-containing protein, translated as MNPILKYIKNLLAKKHILGDEPSLNGLVAADVLLTGLVKDEKVPGLAITVLKNGERYFQKGYGFEDMEKKTSINTQTSVFRIASVSKPISAAALAHMVAEGLIDLDASFYTYVPYYPKKKNDFTIRQLASHTAGIRGYRGTEYGLNKPYSIKESIELFKDDELLFKPGTDYLYNSFDWVLISLAMQEASGVPFEEYVKMKVLQPLGMDHTFWPDLYYAQSGQQEEQQSNSELIEESGQIQFSFDEQDEEPTPEAQSISHENNAASARSQSRASDVVTFYSKNRLGFRKAIPVDNFYKLAGGGFLSTTEDIAKFGQAYLDGQVLNSALQNEFLTAQKVNGASVYYGLGWQVSEDSKGRPFYGHVGNGVGGYSNFFVYPKEQMVFSILTNCTNPKIQPELDEIISHLISSDEAIQ; from the coding sequence GGCTTGGTCAAAGATGAAAAAGTTCCGGGGTTGGCAATTACCGTTTTAAAAAACGGAGAGCGTTACTTTCAAAAAGGATATGGGTTTGAAGATATGGAAAAGAAAACTTCCATAAATACTCAAACTTCGGTTTTTAGAATTGCCAGTGTTTCAAAACCTATTTCGGCTGCTGCCTTAGCACATATGGTAGCAGAAGGATTAATAGATTTGGATGCTTCTTTTTATACATATGTTCCGTATTACCCAAAAAAGAAAAACGACTTTACTATTCGTCAATTGGCAAGCCATACTGCGGGAATAAGAGGGTATAGAGGTACTGAGTATGGGCTTAATAAACCATATTCTATTAAGGAGAGTATTGAGCTTTTTAAGGATGATGAACTCCTTTTTAAACCGGGAACGGACTATCTCTACAATAGTTTTGACTGGGTTCTGATTTCTTTGGCAATGCAGGAGGCGAGCGGAGTGCCATTTGAAGAATATGTTAAAATGAAAGTCTTGCAGCCGTTGGGAATGGACCATACGTTTTGGCCTGACTTGTACTACGCTCAGTCTGGTCAACAAGAGGAACAACAATCAAATTCTGAATTAATTGAAGAATCAGGTCAAATTCAATTCAGTTTTGATGAGCAAGATGAGGAGCCTACTCCAGAAGCGCAGTCCATTTCTCATGAGAACAATGCAGCGTCAGCTCGATCGCAGTCGAGAGCAAGCGATGTGGTGACTTTCTACTCCAAAAACAGATTAGGATTTAGGAAGGCTATCCCCGTAGATAATTTCTACAAATTGGCGGGTGGTGGTTTTCTTTCTACAACAGAGGATATAGCCAAATTTGGGCAAGCTTATCTTGATGGTCAAGTTTTGAATAGTGCACTGCAAAACGAGTTTCTTACGGCTCAAAAGGTTAATGGTGCTTCTGTTTATTACGGTTTAGGGTGGCAAGTGAGTGAAGATTCAAAAGGAAGGCCTTTTTACGGTCATGTGGGTAATGGTGTTGGCGGGTACTCTAATTTCTTTGTATATCCTAAGGAACAAATGGTATTCTCTATTCTAACCAACTGTACAAATCCTAAAATCCAACCTGAACTAGATGAAATTATAAGCCATCTTATTTCTTCTGATGAAGCTATTCAGTAA
- a CDS encoding DUF3857 domain-containing transglutaminase family protein has translation MRLSLLFSLLFLSSLSYAQELKYNSLFINKVLTENANAVVRLDQLDVEILSQQKMTVKNKQVITVLNKLGNRNARTGLGYDSSKKIKSMNIVVYDAVGNEIEKIKKKDFKDVNAVDGFSLYIDYRKLYYNYTPISYPYTIEFNYEYETSDTGSIPSWYFLSGFTVSVEKSHYSIVYADAGQKPVIYEKNLESLEFDKKETNNSITYTAQTIPAMKREGMSPSFEKISPKLMARIPNFHYKGFDASISNWKDMGSWVDNNLLSGRDELSPQTVAKAKALVLGVDDDLEKAKIIYKYVQDNTRYISVQIGIGGLQPISAIEVDKVKYGDCKGLSNYTKALLKEVGVTSYYAVVQAGGDKVDFEDDFADLAQGNHIILAIPYNETYYWVDCTSQILPFGYIGTFTDDRKVMIVKPEGGDIVTTTAYVNEDNYQSIMASYELKPDGSISGKTHLVTKGSQYNAHFRLKEKMDEDIVKQFKSRWSSINNLAVANYHFDNNTNDVVFTEDISLSASNYASISGDRILFTANAFNNQNVVPDRYRNRKLPFEIQRGFLDEDIFTIQLPTGYIVEALPNAKEIENEFGTYSVSFEQNTDNHSVKLKRRFLLKKGYYPKDKYKEYRDFRKEIASADNAQIVLLKK, from the coding sequence ATGCGACTATCGTTATTATTCTCTCTACTATTCTTGAGCTCTCTTTCCTATGCGCAAGAATTAAAATACAATTCCCTTTTTATTAATAAAGTTTTAACGGAAAACGCAAATGCCGTTGTTCGTCTAGATCAATTAGATGTTGAGATTCTGTCTCAACAAAAAATGACCGTTAAAAACAAACAGGTTATTACGGTGTTAAATAAACTAGGCAATCGTAATGCTCGAACTGGTCTGGGATATGATAGTTCAAAGAAAATAAAGAGCATGAATATCGTGGTCTACGATGCAGTTGGCAACGAGATTGAAAAAATCAAGAAAAAGGATTTTAAAGACGTAAATGCCGTAGATGGTTTTTCACTGTATATTGACTATCGCAAACTGTACTATAATTACACTCCTATAAGTTATCCATACACTATAGAATTTAATTATGAATACGAAACATCTGATACCGGGTCTATTCCCTCTTGGTATTTTTTAAGCGGATTTACAGTAAGTGTTGAAAAAAGTCATTATTCTATAGTTTATGCGGATGCAGGTCAAAAACCCGTAATTTATGAAAAAAATCTAGAGAGTTTAGAATTTGATAAAAAGGAAACAAATAATTCTATAACCTACACGGCCCAAACTATTCCGGCTATGAAAAGGGAAGGTATGAGTCCGTCTTTTGAGAAAATCAGTCCTAAGTTAATGGCTCGGATACCTAATTTTCATTATAAAGGATTTGATGCATCTATTAGTAACTGGAAGGATATGGGGTCTTGGGTGGATAATAACCTTTTATCAGGTAGAGATGAACTTAGTCCGCAAACTGTAGCAAAAGCGAAGGCGTTGGTTTTGGGGGTAGATGATGATCTTGAAAAAGCGAAAATCATTTATAAATACGTTCAGGATAATACAAGATACATTAGCGTCCAAATTGGTATTGGCGGCCTACAGCCCATTTCGGCAATTGAGGTAGATAAAGTAAAGTATGGTGATTGCAAAGGTCTTTCTAACTATACTAAAGCACTTTTAAAAGAAGTGGGGGTTACATCCTATTACGCTGTCGTGCAAGCCGGAGGAGATAAAGTTGATTTTGAAGATGATTTTGCTGATTTAGCCCAGGGCAATCATATTATTTTAGCCATCCCATATAATGAAACTTACTACTGGGTAGATTGTACATCCCAGATTCTCCCGTTTGGATATATTGGGACTTTTACAGACGATAGAAAAGTGATGATTGTAAAACCCGAGGGAGGCGACATCGTAACAACCACGGCTTACGTTAATGAAGATAATTATCAATCTATTATGGCATCATATGAATTAAAGCCTGATGGTAGTATTTCCGGCAAAACACATCTTGTGACAAAAGGAAGCCAGTATAACGCGCATTTTAGGTTAAAGGAAAAAATGGATGAGGATATTGTAAAGCAGTTTAAGAGTAGGTGGAGTTCCATTAACAACCTAGCTGTTGCAAACTATCATTTTGATAACAATACAAACGATGTAGTCTTTACTGAAGACATTTCCCTTAGTGCATCAAACTATGCTTCAATTAGTGGAGATAGAATTCTATTTACCGCAAATGCGTTTAATAATCAAAATGTTGTACCTGATCGTTATCGTAATAGAAAATTGCCTTTTGAAATTCAAAGAGGTTTTTTAGATGAAGATATTTTTACAATACAACTTCCTACAGGGTACATAGTAGAGGCGCTGCCAAACGCTAAGGAAATTGAAAATGAATTTGGCACGTATTCCGTAAGTTTTGAGCAGAATACAGATAATCATTCTGTGAAATTAAAAAGAAGATTTTTGCTTAAAAAAGGGTATTACCCAAAGGATAAATATAAAGAATATCGCGATTTTAGAAAAGAAATTGCAAGTGCGGATAACGCACAGATTGTTCTTCTTAAAAAATAA
- a CDS encoding prephenate dehydrogenase: MNVFIIGVGLIGGSFAKDIKRLRPESKIYGVDTSASHIKEALDLGVIDLESSYADLGLADMVIVSIPVDVMITELPKILDAVNDNCVVFDGGSTKSLICKTLDSHPKRRNYLAAHPIAGTEHSGPTAAIENLYVGKTNIICEVEKTAFKLQERALELFQEIGMRIRYMNPEAHDKHIAYVSHLSHISSFMLGKTVIDKERNERDIFDMAGSGFESTVRLAKSSPAMWTPIFEQNKENVVETLTEYIQNLQEFKHLLEKGDYTGIFNEMNDTNKIKEILNGIPLNKK; the protein is encoded by the coding sequence ATGAACGTTTTTATAATTGGTGTTGGGTTAATAGGCGGTTCTTTCGCAAAGGACATCAAACGTCTACGTCCAGAGAGCAAAATTTACGGGGTAGATACAAGTGCTTCGCATATAAAGGAAGCATTAGATTTAGGTGTAATAGATTTAGAATCGAGTTATGCAGACTTGGGTCTTGCAGATATGGTTATTGTGAGTATTCCTGTAGATGTAATGATTACAGAGCTTCCAAAAATATTGGATGCAGTAAATGATAATTGCGTGGTTTTTGATGGTGGATCTACAAAAAGTTTGATTTGTAAAACATTAGATTCACATCCAAAGCGCAGAAATTATTTAGCAGCGCATCCTATTGCGGGTACCGAGCATTCAGGTCCCACGGCAGCTATTGAAAATTTATATGTAGGTAAGACCAATATTATTTGCGAGGTAGAAAAAACGGCTTTTAAACTTCAAGAAAGGGCTCTAGAGCTTTTTCAAGAGATAGGAATGCGTATTCGTTATATGAATCCAGAAGCACATGATAAGCACATTGCATACGTGTCTCATTTGTCACACATCAGCTCTTTTATGTTGGGAAAGACCGTAATTGATAAAGAGAGAAATGAACGTGATATTTTTGACATGGCGGGCAGTGGTTTTGAGAGCACGGTTAGGTTAGCAAAGAGTTCACCGGCCATGTGGACGCCTATTTTTGAACAGAATAAAGAGAATGTGGTCGAAACTTTGACCGAATATATACAAAACCTACAGGAGTTTAAACACCTGCTGGAAAAAGGAGATTACACGGGAATTTTTAACGAAATGAACGACACTAATAAAATAAAGGAAATTTTAAACGGAATACCACTAAACAAGAAGTAA
- a CDS encoding pyridoxal phosphate-dependent aminotransferase, producing the protein MIRTANRLHTVEEYYFSKKLREVRGLIAEGRPVINMGIGSPDLAPSESIIKSIQDAVLESGAHQYQSYQGLPELREAVADFYNLKFGVTLDASTEILPLMGSKEGIMHISMAFLNEGDIALIPNPGYPTYTSVTKLVGAEAKYYNLTAESGWFPDLEELQEHDLTKVKIMWTSYPHMPTGATATKAQFKKLVAFAKKNDILLVNDNPYSFVLNDSPASILAVDGAKDVALELNSLSKTFNMAGWRVGMVLGSAEHINAVLKVKSNMDSGMFYGIQKGAIEALKSGQEWFDKLNELYSSRRALMYQLADKLNCTYDADAVGMFIWAKLPEGSKSAEEFIDEVLYEKNLFITPGTIFGSNGEGYIRFSLCVTEDKIKEAISRF; encoded by the coding sequence ATGATACGGACGGCTAATCGTTTACATACAGTTGAAGAATATTACTTCTCAAAGAAGCTTAGAGAGGTACGTGGTTTGATTGCCGAAGGAAGACCTGTTATCAATATGGGTATCGGTAGTCCTGACTTGGCTCCATCTGAATCAATAATTAAAAGCATTCAAGATGCCGTTTTAGAAAGTGGCGCGCATCAATACCAAAGTTATCAAGGTCTACCTGAATTACGTGAGGCCGTAGCTGACTTTTATAACTTAAAATTTGGAGTTACGCTAGATGCATCTACGGAGATTTTACCATTAATGGGCTCCAAAGAAGGTATTATGCATATTAGTATGGCTTTTTTAAATGAAGGCGATATAGCTTTAATTCCTAATCCAGGATACCCAACATATACGTCGGTTACAAAATTGGTAGGCGCAGAGGCTAAATATTATAACCTGACTGCAGAAAGCGGATGGTTCCCAGATTTGGAAGAATTACAAGAGCATGATTTAACTAAGGTGAAAATTATGTGGACGAGCTACCCACACATGCCAACTGGAGCAACGGCCACAAAGGCCCAGTTTAAAAAGTTGGTTGCTTTTGCGAAAAAGAATGATATTCTTTTGGTGAACGATAACCCGTACAGTTTTGTGCTGAATGATTCGCCAGCCAGTATTTTGGCTGTTGATGGGGCAAAAGATGTAGCGTTGGAGCTTAATTCTTTAAGTAAAACCTTTAACATGGCCGGTTGGCGTGTAGGTATGGTTTTAGGTAGTGCAGAACATATTAATGCGGTACTAAAGGTAAAAAGCAACATGGATTCCGGTATGTTTTACGGAATACAAAAAGGAGCCATTGAGGCACTGAAAAGTGGTCAAGAGTGGTTTGATAAGTTGAATGAGCTATATAGTTCTAGGAGAGCATTAATGTACCAATTAGCGGACAAGTTAAATTGTACGTACGATGCTGATGCTGTTGGGATGTTTATTTGGGCAAAATTGCCGGAAGGAAGCAAATCTGCCGAAGAATTTATAGATGAGGTATTGTATGAAAAGAATCTTTTCATTACGCCAGGAACTATTTTCGGAAGTAATGGCGAAGGATATATTCGTTTCTCATTATGTGTGACAGAAGATAAAATTAAAGAAGCAATTAGTCGGTTTTAG
- a CDS encoding DUF3857 domain-containing protein encodes MIQFRTTALLVLLTISFSGNAQDFKFGKVSEEEIKETFNPSDSSAAATVLYRSKEIRFKYSSGTGFNVVTEVFERIKIYDKAGFDYATVSQSLYRNNNDIETVSGLKAYTYSWKNGKIEKSKMEKSAVFTTELNKYRNEEKFTLPNVKEGCVIEYQYRITSPFYYSIDEIALQYDIPIKQQEISISAPEYFVFKPNMKGYLAVNPKYSTKSDKINFTNKSRTTSGGGWGATSTEYSNQSIDYKVNTTDYNMTNVPALNEEPYVNDMDNYRSSVNYELQYVKFPQQLQENYTTTWEDVIKKIYKSDGFGGQLKSTKYFKDDLEILRGKTSTETELMGAIFSHVQGRMNWNNIYGYYVDKGVKTAYKERTGNIADINLILTAMLQGAGLNANPVLVSTRNHGVPMSPTREGFNYVIASVEMDGNLLLLDATNKYARPNLLPTRALNWYGKKIQKDGSSVSVNLFPYNLSEESVQLSVRLKENGSIEGKQRHTNKDYNAYLFRNKYANSVEDDYLEKLENKNHGMEISDYSIKNKDGKGKPILESYSFSLDNQADVVGDKIYFSPLFHLTMNENPFKLEEREYPIDFTFPWREKYIVNITIPEGYEVTSLPENENLTMVDKIGGFQYQILDNGTTLQLRVDVKINQAVIPANYYNGLKELFKNIVEKQTEKVVLSKITSNGTTESSGKGR; translated from the coding sequence ATGATACAATTTCGAACAACCGCTTTGTTGGTTCTTCTAACCATTTCATTTTCTGGAAACGCACAGGATTTTAAATTCGGAAAAGTTTCCGAAGAAGAGATAAAGGAAACCTTTAATCCTAGTGATTCTTCTGCTGCTGCTACTGTGTTGTATAGAAGTAAGGAAATTAGATTTAAATATAGTAGTGGCACTGGATTTAATGTGGTTACAGAAGTATTTGAGAGAATTAAAATCTATGATAAAGCAGGGTTTGATTATGCCACGGTATCTCAGTCGTTATACAGAAATAATAATGATATAGAAACTGTTTCTGGGTTAAAAGCATACACCTATTCATGGAAGAATGGTAAAATTGAAAAGAGCAAAATGGAAAAATCCGCTGTTTTCACTACTGAATTGAATAAATATAGAAATGAAGAAAAATTTACACTTCCAAATGTAAAAGAAGGTTGTGTAATTGAGTATCAATATAGAATAACATCGCCCTTCTATTATTCAATAGATGAAATTGCACTTCAATATGACATACCTATAAAACAGCAAGAAATCAGTATTTCAGCTCCAGAGTATTTTGTTTTTAAACCAAACATGAAAGGATATCTAGCGGTGAATCCAAAGTATAGTACAAAGTCTGATAAAATAAATTTCACAAATAAATCTAGAACTACAAGTGGAGGAGGATGGGGAGCAACATCTACAGAATACTCAAATCAAAGTATAGATTATAAAGTAAATACTACAGATTATAATATGACCAACGTACCTGCTTTAAATGAGGAGCCTTACGTGAACGATATGGATAATTATAGAAGTTCGGTAAACTATGAACTTCAGTATGTAAAATTTCCTCAGCAACTACAGGAAAATTATACCACCACATGGGAAGATGTAATTAAGAAAATATATAAAAGTGATGGTTTTGGAGGGCAATTAAAATCTACAAAATATTTTAAAGATGACCTCGAAATTTTACGGGGTAAAACATCGACTGAGACTGAATTGATGGGGGCTATCTTCTCACATGTGCAGGGGCGCATGAATTGGAATAATATATACGGATATTATGTAGATAAAGGAGTTAAAACTGCTTATAAGGAGCGAACTGGAAATATAGCAGACATCAATCTTATATTAACCGCAATGCTCCAAGGAGCTGGCCTGAACGCTAACCCTGTATTGGTAAGTACAAGAAATCATGGGGTGCCAATGTCTCCCACTAGAGAAGGTTTTAACTACGTAATTGCTTCGGTTGAAATGGATGGAAATTTACTATTGTTAGATGCAACCAACAAGTATGCTAGACCTAATTTATTACCCACACGAGCGCTAAACTGGTACGGAAAGAAGATTCAAAAAGATGGGTCTTCAGTTTCCGTAAATCTTTTTCCTTACAACCTTTCTGAGGAAAGTGTACAATTAAGTGTTAGGTTAAAAGAAAATGGGAGTATAGAGGGTAAGCAAAGGCATACTAATAAAGACTATAATGCCTATTTGTTCAGAAATAAATATGCAAATAGTGTTGAAGATGATTACCTAGAGAAATTGGAAAACAAAAACCATGGAATGGAAATATCTGATTACTCTATTAAAAATAAAGACGGTAAAGGTAAGCCTATATTAGAGAGTTATAGTTTTTCTTTAGACAATCAAGCAGACGTTGTGGGGGATAAAATATACTTTTCACCTTTGTTTCATCTTACGATGAACGAAAACCCTTTTAAACTGGAAGAAAGAGAATATCCAATAGATTTTACATTTCCTTGGCGAGAGAAATATATAGTGAACATTACCATTCCTGAAGGTTACGAAGTCACATCTTTACCGGAAAATGAGAATTTGACAATGGTTGATAAAATAGGAGGATTTCAATATCAGATTCTTGATAATGGAACGACATTACAACTTAGGGTTGATGTTAAGATAAACCAAGCGGTGATACCTGCAAACTACTATAATGGCTTAAAAGAATTGTTTAAAAATATCGTTGAAAAACAAACAGAAAAAGTAGTTTTATCAAAAATTACTTCTAATGGAACTACAGAAAGCTCAGGAAAGGGTAGATAA